The Candidatus Thermoplasmatota archaeon genome includes a region encoding these proteins:
- a CDS encoding type II toxin-antitoxin system VapC family toxin: MDILNIGIKSDALKIAVKNNLSYYDASYLYASISFNDTLISEDKKLLDVAAKCGIEARPIEEQGLM, translated from the coding sequence ATGGATATTTTAAACATCGGCATTAAATCAGATGCTCTCAAAATAGCCGTCAAAAATAACCTGAGTTATTATGATGCTTCCTATTTATACGCTTCAATTTCATTTAATGATACTCTCATTAGTGAAGATAAAAAACTGCTCGATGTTGCTGCCAAATGTGGTATAGAAGCCCGTCCAATTGAAGAGCAAGGTTTGATGTAA